In Mycobacterium sp. JS623, one genomic interval encodes:
- a CDS encoding lytic transglycosylase domain-containing protein, with protein sequence MHIGGRAALEAAQRRAGRAVRKPAFGVAIITPFILAGAVGSSAPTPVRDAAVTPLASVQSSGTRTGASVVAVTKTPAAFHIAAAATVSAPPPSAVVNSPGSLRIPAVVLSAYRNAERMMAAAYPTCGVSWNLLAGIGRIESLHANGGATDSQGTAVRPIYGPTLDGTLPGNEVIVQSRASDRVTYARAMGPMQFLPGTWSRYASDGDGDGKADVQNVYDASLAAARYLCSGGLNLRDPSQVMTAILRYNNSIAYARNVLGWAAAYATGVVPVDLPPITGPVPPLGDAHLDNYQGLGPGLPENALGLPANDPLALIPMMGRGDLANQLALGPLPGPLPGPAPLMVPQQPEPEQSTQQPLPPWMQQQQPAAQEQPSRPAGCAVFCITPTAPAPSAAAVPGEAQMLMPQAPPPAAPAMAPEQPASQPAPAIAEQPAVLPPGLGPVPGPAG encoded by the coding sequence GTGCACATAGGGGGACGAGCCGCCCTCGAGGCAGCGCAGCGCCGAGCAGGGCGAGCCGTACGCAAGCCTGCCTTCGGCGTTGCCATCATCACCCCGTTCATCCTCGCCGGCGCGGTCGGCTCGTCGGCACCAACACCGGTCCGCGATGCAGCTGTGACGCCGCTGGCGTCGGTTCAGTCGTCAGGCACCCGCACCGGCGCCTCGGTTGTCGCGGTCACCAAGACACCGGCCGCGTTCCACATCGCCGCGGCGGCGACGGTGTCTGCTCCCCCGCCCTCCGCGGTGGTGAATTCGCCTGGGTCGCTTCGTATTCCGGCCGTTGTGTTGTCGGCGTATCGCAATGCCGAACGGATGATGGCCGCTGCATACCCGACGTGCGGCGTGAGTTGGAACCTGCTGGCGGGTATCGGCCGCATCGAATCGCTGCACGCCAACGGCGGCGCCACGGACTCGCAAGGCACAGCGGTGCGGCCGATCTACGGGCCAACGCTGGACGGCACATTGCCGGGCAACGAAGTCATTGTGCAGAGCCGCGCCTCCGACCGAGTGACGTACGCGCGCGCGATGGGCCCGATGCAGTTCCTGCCCGGCACCTGGTCGCGCTACGCCAGTGACGGCGACGGCGACGGCAAGGCCGACGTGCAAAACGTGTACGACGCTTCGCTGGCGGCCGCTCGATATCTTTGCAGCGGCGGGCTGAATTTGCGTGATCCGAGCCAAGTGATGACCGCGATTCTTCGCTACAACAATTCGATCGCCTATGCCCGCAATGTGCTGGGTTGGGCCGCCGCCTACGCGACCGGTGTGGTGCCGGTGGACCTGCCGCCGATCACCGGGCCGGTGCCGCCGCTCGGCGATGCCCATCTGGACAACTACCAGGGTCTTGGCCCCGGTCTGCCGGAGAACGCCCTCGGCCTGCCCGCCAACGACCCGTTGGCATTGATTCCGATGATGGGGCGCGGCGACCTCGCGAATCAACTAGCGCTTGGACCACTGCCGGGACCGCTGCCGGGTCCCGCGCCGCTGATGGTCCCGCAGCAGCCGGAGCCCGAGCAGTCGACGCAGCAGCCGCTGCCGCCATGGATGCAGCAGCAGCAACCTGCTGCCCAGGAACAGCCATCGCGGCCTGCCGGCTGCGCGGTGTTCTGCATCACGCCTACGGCACCGGCTCCGAGCGCGGCGGCGGTGCCGGGCGAAGCGCAAATGCTGATGCCCCAGGCCCCACCGCCGGCTGCGCCTGCGATGGCACCCGAGCAGCCGGCCAGCCAGCCGGCACCCGCAATTGCCGAGCAGCCGGCGGTCCTGCCACCGGGACTGGGGCCTGTGCCGGGACCGGCTGGTTAA
- a CDS encoding DUF1003 domain-containing protein, producing MSDLSARQRLDTPRTSRRRFSLNVDAEAVGQFSESIARFLGTGRFLLWQSIVVVVWIGLNLFAVKLRWDPYPFILLNLAFSTQAAYAAPLILLAQNRQENRDRVALEEDRRRAERTKADTEYLARELAALRLAVGEVATRDYLRRELEELRDLLVELQPPQAAADGEAPTKSDGAERRSKRPG from the coding sequence ATGAGCGATTTATCGGCGCGCCAGCGGCTGGACACCCCACGCACCTCGCGCCGCCGTTTCTCGCTCAACGTCGACGCCGAGGCGGTCGGCCAATTCAGTGAATCGATCGCGCGGTTCCTGGGCACCGGGCGTTTTCTGCTGTGGCAGTCCATTGTGGTGGTCGTTTGGATCGGGCTGAACCTGTTTGCGGTCAAGCTGCGGTGGGATCCGTACCCATTCATCCTGCTCAACCTGGCGTTCTCGACGCAGGCCGCCTATGCGGCGCCGCTGATCCTGCTGGCGCAGAACCGCCAGGAAAACCGTGACCGGGTGGCACTGGAAGAGGATCGCCGTCGGGCCGAACGGACCAAGGCTGACACCGAGTATCTGGCCCGTGAGCTGGCCGCATTGCGGCTGGCGGTCGGTGAGGTCGCCACCCGCGACTACCTGCGGCGAGAACTCGAGGAATTGCGGGACCTGCTGGTCGAACTGCAGCCCCCTCAGGCCGCGGCAGACGGGGAAGCGCCGACTAAATCCGACGGTGCGGAGCGACGGTCGAAAAGACCGGGCTAG
- the htrA gene encoding serine protease HtrA, producing MTNLDQSGRERLAPRPVSRPPVDPAARRAFGRPDGVDGSFVGLDRYRNQAEYTPTDKTPDPVLAEAFGRPYAGGDSLQRHPADVGALEAERDGAGIDADDPWRNPGAAAALGTPALPQTAPAPSHAAMGKLGVRDVLFGGRVSYVALTVLAILALVVGIGGGWVGRKTAEVVEAFTTSKVTLETGNNDAPPTGQFAKVAAAIADSVVTVEAVSDSEGSQGSGVVVDGRGYIVTNNHVISEAAAHPSQYKISVVFNDGKEVPANLVGRDPKTDLAVLKVDNVDNLTVAKLGDSEKLVVGDEVIAAGAPLGLRSTVTHGIISALHRPVPLSGDGSDTDTVIDGVQTDASINHGNSGGPLINMNAEVIGINTAGKSLSDSASGLGFAIPVNEVKKTIDALIKDGKIAHPTLGLTARSVSNDIASGAQVANVKAGGPAEKGGILENDVVVKVGNRTVADADEFVVAVRQLTIGQESPIEVVRDGRHVTLMVTPGADTPTT from the coding sequence GTGACCAATCTGGACCAGTCCGGGCGTGAGCGCCTAGCGCCGCGCCCTGTGTCGCGTCCACCTGTCGATCCGGCGGCTCGGCGCGCGTTCGGCCGGCCCGACGGCGTCGACGGATCGTTCGTGGGTCTCGACCGCTACCGCAACCAAGCCGAGTACACACCGACGGACAAAACACCCGACCCAGTGCTGGCCGAGGCATTCGGACGGCCGTATGCGGGTGGCGACTCGTTGCAGCGCCACCCCGCCGATGTCGGCGCGCTCGAGGCAGAACGCGATGGCGCGGGCATCGACGCCGACGATCCATGGCGCAACCCCGGTGCCGCCGCGGCGCTGGGCACGCCTGCGTTGCCGCAGACCGCCCCGGCCCCGTCGCACGCCGCCATGGGCAAGCTCGGCGTACGTGACGTCCTGTTCGGCGGCCGGGTCTCGTATGTCGCGCTGACGGTCCTCGCGATCCTGGCGTTGGTGGTCGGCATCGGCGGCGGCTGGGTAGGACGCAAGACGGCTGAAGTCGTCGAGGCGTTCACCACATCGAAGGTCACGCTGGAAACCGGCAACAACGACGCGCCTCCGACGGGTCAGTTTGCGAAAGTCGCTGCGGCGATTGCTGATTCGGTAGTGACGGTCGAGGCCGTCAGCGATTCGGAAGGCTCGCAGGGCTCCGGTGTCGTGGTCGACGGCCGCGGCTACATCGTGACGAACAACCACGTCATCTCCGAAGCTGCAGCCCACCCCAGCCAGTACAAGATCTCGGTCGTGTTCAACGACGGCAAGGAAGTGCCGGCCAATCTCGTTGGCCGCGACCCGAAGACGGACCTTGCGGTGCTCAAGGTCGACAACGTCGACAACCTCACGGTGGCCAAGCTCGGCGACTCGGAGAAACTCGTCGTCGGCGACGAGGTGATCGCTGCAGGCGCGCCGTTGGGTCTGCGCAGCACGGTCACACATGGGATCATCAGCGCGTTGCACCGCCCGGTACCGCTGTCCGGCGACGGCTCTGACACCGACACCGTCATCGACGGCGTGCAGACCGACGCGTCGATCAACCACGGCAACTCCGGTGGCCCATTGATCAACATGAACGCCGAAGTGATCGGCATCAACACCGCGGGTAAGTCGCTGTCCGACAGCGCAAGCGGCCTCGGCTTCGCGATCCCGGTCAACGAGGTCAAGAAGACCATCGACGCCCTGATCAAGGATGGCAAGATCGCGCATCCGACGCTGGGCCTGACCGCGCGTTCGGTGAGCAACGACATCGCATCCGGTGCGCAGGTGGCCAACGTGAAGGCGGGCGGCCCCGCCGAGAAGGGCGGCATCCTGGAGAACGACGTTGTCGTCAAGGTCGGCAACCGCACAGTCGCCGATGCCGACGAATTCGTTGTTGCGGTGCGCCAGTTGACAATTGGTCAAGAATCGCCGATCGAGGTGGTCCGCGACGGCCGTCATGTCACGCTGATGGTCACCCCGGGCGCTGACACACCCACGACGTAA
- a CDS encoding magnesium transporter MgtE N-terminal domain-containing protein — translation MAAVNRVYAARLAGMVVLGPDGESIGRVRDVVISIGVARHQPRVLGLVVELLTRRRIFVPILRVTAIEPSAVTLATGNVSLRRFSQRPNEVLVLGEVIETRVRVDDPDLPELAGIDVDVVDLGIEQSRTRDWVVTKVAVRPQRRLGRRSNVSIVDWNRVQGLTPSGLAMPDQGVGQLLEQFEGQRPIEVAEAIRELPEKRRFEVVRALDDERLADVLQELPEDEQAEVLQHLETDRAADVLEAMDPDDAADLLGTMTPADAEQFLRRMDPEDSEDVRRLLSHSPDTAGGLMTSEPVVLAPDTTVAEALARVRDPDLTPAVASLVFVTRAPTATPTGHYLGCVHLQRLLREPPAELVSGILDKDLPSLSPEDPLAAVTRYFAAYNLVCGPVVDEENHLLGAVSVDDVLDHLLPDDWREREEPELSGALPDVAGQAAPRKL, via the coding sequence ATGGCAGCGGTGAACAGGGTCTATGCGGCCCGGCTAGCGGGGATGGTGGTGCTCGGTCCCGACGGCGAGTCCATCGGCCGTGTCCGCGATGTGGTGATCAGCATCGGTGTCGCACGTCACCAGCCGCGGGTGCTCGGCCTCGTCGTCGAATTGCTAACCCGCCGAAGGATTTTCGTTCCGATTCTGCGGGTTACCGCGATCGAACCGAGCGCCGTCACGCTTGCGACGGGCAATGTGTCGCTGCGCCGGTTCTCTCAACGGCCCAACGAGGTGCTGGTGCTCGGCGAGGTGATCGAGACCCGCGTCCGCGTCGACGATCCCGATCTGCCGGAGCTGGCCGGAATCGACGTCGACGTGGTCGATCTCGGCATTGAGCAGTCCCGAACCAGGGACTGGGTGGTCACCAAGGTGGCCGTGCGGCCGCAACGTCGGCTCGGCCGACGAAGCAACGTGTCGATCGTCGACTGGAATCGCGTGCAGGGCCTGACACCGTCCGGACTGGCAATGCCCGACCAGGGTGTCGGCCAACTGCTCGAACAATTCGAGGGTCAACGACCCATCGAAGTCGCCGAGGCGATTCGCGAACTACCCGAGAAGCGGCGCTTCGAGGTGGTCAGAGCGCTGGATGACGAACGGCTCGCCGACGTGCTGCAGGAACTGCCCGAAGACGAGCAGGCCGAGGTGCTGCAGCACTTGGAGACCGACCGCGCGGCCGATGTGCTCGAGGCGATGGATCCCGACGACGCGGCCGACCTGCTCGGCACGATGACGCCCGCCGACGCCGAACAGTTCCTGCGTCGGATGGATCCCGAGGACTCCGAGGACGTGCGACGGCTGCTGAGCCACTCACCCGACACCGCAGGCGGCCTGATGACGTCGGAACCCGTGGTGCTCGCCCCCGACACCACCGTTGCCGAGGCGCTCGCGCGCGTCCGTGACCCGGACCTCACCCCGGCTGTCGCGTCGCTGGTCTTCGTGACCCGCGCGCCAACAGCCACCCCGACCGGGCATTACCTGGGCTGCGTGCACCTGCAGCGGCTGCTTCGCGAGCCCCCCGCCGAGCTGGTCAGCGGCATCCTCGACAAGGATCTGCCGAGCCTGAGCCCCGAGGACCCGCTCGCGGCGGTGACACGCTATTTCGCTGCCTACAACCTTGTCTGCGGTCCCGTCGTCGACGAGGAGAACCACCTGCTAGGCGCGGTGTCCGTCGACGACGTGCTCGACCACCTGCTGCCCGACGACTGGCGAGAACGCGAAGAACCTGAGCTTTCCGGCGCCCTGCCGGATGTCGCCGGCCAAGCGGCTCCGAGGAAGCTCTGA
- the rseA gene encoding anti-sigma E factor RseA: protein MVDPGHVFRRAFSWLPAQFASQSDAPVGPRQFGSTEHLSIEAVAAFVDGELRMTAHLRAAHHLSLCQECAAEVEAQRQARAALRDSGSIAIPTSLLGMLSQIPHAPPVPPDPADQPQFADGTPRYRRRRR from the coding sequence ATGGTCGACCCGGGACACGTGTTCCGCCGCGCTTTCTCCTGGCTGCCCGCTCAGTTCGCCTCGCAGAGCGACGCGCCCGTCGGACCCCGGCAATTCGGCTCCACCGAGCACCTGTCGATCGAGGCTGTCGCGGCGTTCGTCGACGGTGAACTGCGGATGACCGCGCACCTGCGCGCCGCTCATCACCTGTCGCTGTGCCAGGAGTGCGCGGCCGAGGTCGAGGCCCAACGCCAGGCCCGCGCAGCCTTGCGGGACTCCGGCTCGATCGCGATACCGACATCTCTACTGGGCATGTTGTCCCAGATCCCGCATGCTCCACCCGTACCGCCGGACCCGGCCGATCAGCCTCAGTTTGCTGACGGCACACCGCGGTATCGGCGTAGACGCCGGTAG
- the tatB gene encoding Sec-independent protein translocase protein TatB yields MFANVGWGEMLVLVIAGLVILGPERLPGAIRWTSGALRQARDYISGATSQLRDDLGPEFEDLREPLSELNKLRGMTPRAALTKHLLDGDDSFLTGAFDKPEQKPVSSPAPQPVAQPEPPASTPFDTDAT; encoded by the coding sequence ATGTTCGCCAACGTGGGCTGGGGGGAGATGCTGGTCCTGGTGATCGCCGGGTTGGTGATCCTCGGGCCAGAACGGCTGCCCGGCGCGATCCGATGGACATCGGGTGCGCTGCGCCAGGCGCGCGACTACATCAGCGGCGCCACCAGCCAATTGCGCGACGACCTCGGCCCGGAATTCGAGGATCTGCGCGAGCCGCTCTCCGAGCTCAACAAGTTGCGTGGCATGACGCCGCGGGCCGCGCTGACGAAACACCTTCTCGACGGCGATGATTCGTTCTTGACGGGCGCGTTCGACAAGCCCGAACAAAAGCCAGTCTCCTCACCGGCGCCGCAGCCCGTCGCACAGCCAGAGCCGCCTGCGTCGACGCCGTTCGACACCGACGCGACGTAG
- a CDS encoding Mrp/NBP35 family ATP-binding protein → MSQTPTGAVPPPRPELESAIRAALAKVIDPELRRPITELGMVKNVTVEADGGVHVEVYLTTAACPKKTEISERVSLAVADVPGTGAVKVSLDVMNDEQRTELRKQLRGDSREPVIPFAQPGSLTRVYAVASGKGGVGKSSVTVNLAAAMAARGLSVGVLDADIYGHSVPRMMGTTDRPTQVESMILPPVAHDVRVISIAMFTQGNTPVVWRGPMLHRALQQFLADVYWGDLDVLLLDLPPGTGDIAISVAQLIPGADILVVTTPQLAAAEVAERAGAIALQTKQRIAGVVENMSGLLMPDGTTMQIFGEGGGKQVAESLSRSVGADVPLLGQVPLDPALVSAGDDGVPLVLSAPDSAAGKELRKIADALSSRKRGLAGMSLGLDPAGR, encoded by the coding sequence ATGTCTCAAACTCCCACTGGCGCTGTGCCGCCGCCCCGCCCCGAGCTGGAATCGGCGATTCGCGCCGCGCTCGCCAAGGTCATCGACCCCGAGCTGCGGCGCCCGATCACCGAGCTCGGCATGGTCAAGAACGTCACGGTCGAGGCCGACGGCGGCGTGCACGTCGAGGTGTACCTGACCACTGCGGCCTGCCCGAAGAAGACCGAGATCTCAGAACGCGTCAGCCTGGCGGTTGCGGATGTGCCGGGCACCGGCGCCGTCAAGGTCAGCCTCGACGTGATGAACGATGAGCAGCGCACCGAGCTTCGCAAGCAGTTGCGCGGCGACTCCCGTGAGCCGGTCATCCCGTTCGCCCAACCCGGTTCGCTGACTCGCGTGTACGCGGTCGCATCGGGCAAGGGCGGCGTCGGAAAGTCCAGTGTGACAGTCAATCTGGCTGCGGCGATGGCCGCGCGCGGACTGTCCGTCGGCGTGCTCGACGCCGATATCTACGGCCACTCGGTGCCGCGGATGATGGGCACCACCGACCGGCCCACCCAGGTGGAGTCGATGATCCTGCCGCCGGTCGCGCACGATGTCCGGGTCATCTCGATAGCGATGTTCACCCAGGGCAATACCCCTGTGGTGTGGCGCGGCCCGATGCTGCACCGCGCGCTGCAGCAGTTCCTGGCCGACGTGTACTGGGGCGACCTCGACGTGCTGCTGCTGGATCTACCTCCGGGCACCGGCGACATCGCGATCTCGGTCGCGCAGCTGATTCCTGGCGCCGACATTCTGGTGGTGACGACGCCGCAGCTGGCCGCAGCCGAGGTCGCCGAACGCGCCGGAGCGATCGCGTTGCAGACCAAGCAGCGCATCGCCGGTGTCGTCGAGAACATGTCCGGGCTGCTGATGCCCGACGGCACCACGATGCAGATCTTCGGTGAAGGCGGCGGCAAGCAGGTCGCCGAGAGCCTGTCGCGGTCGGTTGGCGCCGACGTGCCGCTGCTCGGCCAGGTGCCGCTGGACCCCGCGCTGGTTTCGGCCGGCGATGACGGTGTGCCGCTGGTGCTGTCCGCCCCGGATTCGGCGGCGGGCAAGGAACTGCGCAAGATCGCCGACGCGTTGTCCTCGCGTAAGCGTGGGCTCGCCGGCATGTCGCTCGGACTGGACCCCGCCGGCCGCTGA
- a CDS encoding HpcH/HpaI aldolase/citrate lyase family protein: MENAYRPRRTCLSVPGSNPKMIEKAKSLPADEVFLDLEDAVAPDAKAEARTQVAVALAEPGWAGQLRGVRVNDWTTPWTYADVIEVVSTVASAKDAALDIVVLPKVTDVSHIHALDLLLSQLETTHGLPVGRIGIEAQIENALGLTNIDAIAAGPRMQALILGPADMAASLNMRSLEVGEQPEGYDVGDAHHHVLMRILVAARTHGVLAIDGPYLKVRDVEGFRRVAGRSAALGYDGKWVLHPDQIAAGNEVFSPRQKDYDHAELILEAYEWHTSRAGGARGAVMLGDEMIDEASRKMALVIAGKGRAAGMERTTERFQPPA, from the coding sequence GTGGAAAATGCTTATCGGCCCCGTCGAACGTGCCTCTCGGTTCCTGGCAGCAACCCCAAGATGATCGAGAAGGCAAAGAGTCTGCCGGCCGATGAGGTGTTCCTCGACCTGGAGGACGCTGTCGCTCCCGATGCCAAGGCCGAGGCGCGCACGCAGGTTGCGGTCGCGCTCGCCGAACCGGGATGGGCGGGTCAACTGCGCGGAGTGCGGGTCAACGACTGGACGACGCCATGGACCTACGCCGACGTGATCGAGGTGGTGTCGACGGTCGCTTCGGCAAAGGACGCAGCTCTCGACATTGTCGTGCTGCCCAAGGTGACTGACGTCTCGCACATCCACGCACTCGACCTACTGCTGAGCCAGCTCGAGACCACGCACGGACTCCCGGTGGGCCGCATCGGGATTGAAGCGCAGATCGAAAACGCGCTGGGGCTGACCAACATTGACGCGATCGCGGCCGGGCCTCGAATGCAGGCACTGATCCTGGGGCCCGCGGATATGGCGGCCAGCCTCAACATGCGATCCCTCGAGGTTGGTGAGCAACCGGAGGGTTACGACGTCGGCGACGCGCATCACCATGTGCTGATGCGGATTCTGGTCGCCGCACGCACCCATGGTGTCCTGGCGATCGACGGACCGTATCTGAAAGTCCGTGACGTGGAGGGTTTCCGGCGCGTCGCGGGTCGGTCGGCGGCGCTGGGGTATGACGGCAAGTGGGTGTTGCATCCCGATCAAATCGCGGCGGGCAACGAGGTTTTCAGCCCCCGGCAAAAGGACTATGACCACGCCGAGTTGATCCTCGAGGCCTACGAGTGGCACACCTCGCGCGCAGGCGGTGCCCGCGGTGCGGTGATGCTCGGCGACGAGATGATCGACGAGGCCAGCCGCAAGATGGCATTGGTGATCGCGGGAAAGGGCCGCGCCGCCGGCATGGAGCGCACGACCGAACGGTTCCAGCCGCCGGCTTAA
- a CDS encoding DUF4190 domain-containing protein translates to MIDRDPEQPPVDYPADAGLPPPIYPPPYPGPPPYPGPPPYPAPLPGYPGYDPYRPMKPPGTNGKAIAALVTSLVGLVCCGLPSIGGLVLGIVGMRETKRTGQDGYAIALVGAIIGGLAVAGWVVYLLLSISIYASGWQWAP, encoded by the coding sequence ATGATCGACCGCGACCCCGAGCAGCCGCCGGTCGACTATCCGGCCGACGCCGGGTTGCCGCCGCCGATCTATCCGCCGCCCTATCCCGGCCCGCCGCCCTATCCCGGCCCGCCGCCCTATCCCGCCCCGCTGCCCGGCTACCCGGGCTACGACCCGTACCGGCCCATGAAACCGCCTGGCACGAACGGCAAAGCGATCGCGGCACTCGTCACGTCGCTGGTGGGCCTGGTGTGTTGCGGCCTGCCCTCGATCGGGGGCCTGGTACTCGGCATCGTCGGGATGCGCGAGACGAAACGCACGGGCCAAGACGGCTATGCGATCGCGTTGGTTGGCGCGATCATCGGCGGCCTCGCGGTCGCCGGTTGGGTGGTTTACCTGCTGCTATCGATCAGCATCTACGCCAGCGGCTGGCAGTGGGCGCCGTGA
- a CDS encoding TetR/AcrR family transcriptional regulator: MRSASDDRTAVARIRDAAIEQWGEHGFNVGLRSIAESAGVSAALVIHHFGSKDGLRKACDHYIAEEIRTGKSASMQTSDPADWFRQMAEMESYAPMMAYLVRSMQSGSELAKMLWQRMIDNAEGYLEEGVQNGLLKPSRDPRARAKFLGLTGGGGFFLYIQMHPTPTDLRAVLRDYGEEMVLPALELYTEGLMTDSTMYDAFLEAREKGIPFTSDEGEHNDGGISATR; this comes from the coding sequence ATGCGTTCAGCGTCAGACGATCGCACGGCCGTCGCGCGGATCCGCGACGCCGCGATCGAGCAGTGGGGCGAGCACGGATTCAACGTCGGGCTTCGCAGCATCGCCGAGTCCGCGGGGGTGTCCGCCGCGCTGGTGATCCATCACTTCGGTTCCAAAGACGGCCTGCGCAAGGCCTGCGACCACTACATCGCCGAGGAGATCCGCACCGGCAAATCGGCATCGATGCAGACCAGCGATCCGGCCGACTGGTTCAGGCAGATGGCCGAGATGGAGTCGTACGCGCCGATGATGGCCTACCTGGTGCGCAGCATGCAGTCAGGCAGTGAGCTGGCAAAGATGCTGTGGCAGAGGATGATTGACAACGCGGAAGGGTATCTCGAAGAGGGTGTGCAAAACGGCCTGCTCAAGCCCAGCCGTGATCCGCGTGCTCGCGCCAAGTTTCTCGGCCTGACCGGCGGCGGCGGATTCTTCCTCTACATCCAAATGCACCCCACGCCAACCGATCTGCGCGCCGTCCTCCGCGATTACGGCGAGGAGATGGTGCTGCCTGCCCTCGAGCTCTACACCGAGGGCCTGATGACCGACTCAACCATGTACGACGCATTCCTCGAGGCACGTGAAAAAGGCATTCCGTTCACATCCGATGAAGGAGAGCACAATGACGGCGGCATCTCTGCAACGAGGTGA
- a CDS encoding O-methyltransferase — MAGIDDVIGGVPQSRPDSIVSHAEGSISEDAIVAAARERAVDIGAGAVTPAVGALLCVLAKLTGAKAVVEVGTGAGVSGLWLLSGMRDDGVLTTIDVEPEHQRLAKQAFTEAGVGPGRTRLIVGRAQEVLTRLADESYDLVFIDGDPIDQPQFVEEGVRLLRPGGAIVVHRAALGGRAGDANAKDAEVSAVREAARVIAEDERLTPVLVPLGDGLLAAARD; from the coding sequence ATGGCCGGCATTGACGACGTCATCGGGGGCGTCCCACAGAGCCGGCCCGACTCGATCGTCAGCCACGCCGAGGGCTCGATTTCTGAGGACGCGATCGTGGCCGCTGCCCGTGAGCGGGCCGTGGACATCGGCGCCGGCGCGGTCACCCCGGCCGTCGGTGCGCTGCTCTGCGTGCTGGCGAAGCTGACCGGCGCCAAGGCAGTGGTCGAAGTCGGCACGGGTGCGGGCGTCAGCGGGCTGTGGTTGCTCTCAGGCATGCGTGACGACGGCGTGCTCACCACGATCGACGTCGAACCCGAGCATCAGCGGCTGGCCAAGCAGGCGTTCACCGAGGCCGGCGTTGGGCCGGGACGGACGCGGTTGATCGTCGGCCGGGCGCAGGAGGTACTCACCCGGCTGGCCGACGAGTCCTACGACCTGGTCTTCATCGACGGCGATCCGATCGACCAGCCGCAATTCGTCGAAGAAGGCGTGCGACTGCTGCGGCCCGGCGGCGCGATCGTCGTGCATCGGGCGGCACTTGGCGGGCGCGCCGGAGACGCGAACGCCAAGGATGCCGAGGTCAGCGCCGTGCGTGAGGCGGCGCGGGTGATCGCCGAGGATGAGCGGCTGACGCCGGTGCTCGTCCCGCTGGGTGACGGCCTGCTCGCCGCCGCCCGCGACTGA
- the sigE gene encoding RNA polymerase sigma factor SigE: MEHGGRWRYGNKHVDKRVAVDIEPSMNGGCDQEDPTTNSIAPAAPVSMAHLEQYTDGNWVEPSDELTGTAVFDATGDATTMPSWDELVRQHADRVYRLAYRLSGNQHDAEDLTQETFIRVFRSVQNYQPGTFEGWLHRITTNLFLDMVRRRGRIRMEALPEDYDRVPADEPNPEQIYHDSRLGPDLQAALDSLPPEFRAAVVLCDIEGLSYEEIGATLGVKLGTVRSRIHRGRQALRDYLASHSDDTAKTA; this comes from the coding sequence ATGGAACACGGCGGACGCTGGCGTTATGGGAATAAGCACGTGGACAAGCGCGTTGCCGTCGACATCGAGCCGTCGATGAATGGCGGCTGTGACCAGGAGGATCCGACGACCAATTCAATCGCCCCCGCCGCTCCCGTGTCTATGGCACATCTCGAGCAGTACACCGACGGGAATTGGGTCGAGCCGTCTGACGAGTTGACCGGCACCGCGGTGTTCGACGCCACCGGTGATGCGACCACGATGCCCTCCTGGGACGAGCTGGTGCGTCAGCACGCCGACCGGGTGTATCGGCTGGCCTACCGCCTTTCGGGTAATCAGCACGACGCCGAGGATCTGACGCAGGAGACGTTCATCCGCGTCTTCCGGTCGGTGCAGAACTATCAGCCCGGCACCTTCGAGGGCTGGCTGCACCGCATCACCACCAACCTGTTCCTGGACATGGTTCGTCGGCGCGGCCGAATCCGGATGGAGGCGCTGCCCGAGGACTATGACCGGGTGCCTGCCGATGAGCCCAATCCGGAGCAGATCTACCACGATTCTCGGCTCGGCCCTGACCTGCAGGCCGCCCTGGACTCGCTACCGCCGGAGTTCCGCGCCGCCGTGGTCCTGTGCGACATCGAAGGCCTGTCGTACGAGGAAATCGGCGCCACACTCGGGGTCAAGCTCGGCACTGTGCGCAGCCGGATCCACCGCGGACGCCAAGCGCTACGTGACTACTTGGCAAGCCACTCGGACGACACGGCGAAAACAGCCTGA